The sequence below is a genomic window from Terriglobales bacterium.
TCAAAGTAAGTTCTTAAGCGGGTCGCCGTTCGAGACCGAAGCGCGCTTCTTGAGAAAAGACGCGAAGTATCGCTGGTTTCTTTTGCGCTATAACCCCGTGCGAGATGAGCAAGGATGTGTCATTCGTTGGTATCTCGCGGCGACCGATATCGAGGATCACAAACAGGCTGAGCAACGCCTCCAGGAGGAGAACGTTGCGTTGCGCGAAGAAATCGATAGGGCATCGATGTTTGAGGAGATCGTTGGAATTTCCCCGGCCCTGCACGCGGTTCTCTCTCGTGTATCCAAAGTTGCACCAACGGATTCAACCGTTCTGATCACCGGCGAAACGGGAACTGGCAAGGAACTTGTGGCCCGCGCGATCCACAGGAGATCGCACCGCGCCTCGCGCGCTTTTGTCAGTGTCAACTGCGCAGCAATTCCCCACGACCTGATCGCATCAGAACTGTTCGGCCATGAAAAAGGTGCCTTCACGGGGGCAACGCAGCGGCGGCTAGGACGCTTTGAGTTGGCCGAAAGAGGCACCATCTTCCTCGATGAAGTCGGAGACCTTCCTGCCGACACCCAGACCGCTCTCTTGCGTGTCCTGCAGGAACACGAATTCGAGCGTGTCGGTGGTGCTGAAACCATTCGCGCGAATGTCCGGGTGATTGCTGCGACTAACCGTGATTTGGAAGCAGCAATCGCCGCAGGCTCGTTCCGGAGCGACCTCTTTTACCGGCTCAACGTTTTCCCGATCGAGGTGCCTCCTCTTCGGGAACGACAGGAAGACATTCCGGTCCTGGTTGAGTACTTCATCGACCGTTACGCGCAGAAAGCTGGAAAGAGCATCCGTGGGGTTACCAAGAAGAGCTTAGAATTGCTTCAATCGTACCCTTGGCCGGGTAACATTCGCGAATTGCAGAACGTCATCGAGCGATCGGTCATCGTGTGCGATACGGAGAATTTCACCGTGGATGAGAGTTGGCTTTCTCGACAGGCTGTGGCAAGCGAGCCGAAAGGGCACCTGAAGCTATCTCGAAAGCTTGCGACCCAAGAGAGAGAGATGATTGAGGCTGCCCTGCGCGAAAGCGGAGGACAGGTGGCTGGACCGTCAGGAGCTGCGGCCAAACTCGGCTTACCGGGATCTACCTTGGAATCAAAGATCAGGTCACTAAACATCAACAAGAAACTCTTCAGAGCTGTAAATCCTTTAGCAGATCGTCTTTAAATACATTCCCCAGCGAGCCCCTGAGCACGGTTGCGAAATTTCGCAATCGTTGCGACATTTCGCAATCTGAATGTTCGTCAAATTACCTAATTTCAACAGCTTGATATTGGCACCTCGATTGCCGTTACAAACATGCGTGACCGACGTCACACAGCCAAAAATTCTCAGGAGCGGGTGGATGTTAAAGATCACGAGGGCAGCGAACGGAGAGGTGGTCTTTAAGCTGAGCGGTCGAATGGGCGCAAAAGACATAGGCGAGGTGGAAACGCTGATCAGCGCAGAAGCGCACGCTGTCCGCATCGTCTTGGACTTGAAAGACCTAAGGCTGGTGGATCAAGACGTCGTCAGTTTTCTTAGGCGCTGCGAAGCGGACAGCATCCAGCTCAAGAATTGCTCGGCGTACATCCGCGAGTGGATCACGGGGGAACAGAACAAAGGGCCCAACAAATAGTGGGAGGAACGAACACGGCTTTGGGAAATGCAGTTCTTGCGGAAAATCAAAATGATGTCTAAGCCTGTCTCGCCGGGCAAACTTATGATGCGGACATTCCCACACGCGGGACAGCAGAATCTACTTGGTGCCCGATGTTCTGGGCTGTTGTAAGTAGGGAGGCCGTTTCTGACGCAGCCACGACCGAAAGCTCAGTCTAGAGTAGCGGATCATTCTGACCAGAAAAATCAAGGAGGAGAACGATGCAAACACTGGGAGCTGATTACTTCAGTGCCTATCACAATCTAAAAGTGACGCGCGACGCTGACGGTGTGCTGGTTGCTGAATTCCACAGCAACGGCGGGCCGTTCATTATGAGCGCGCCAGCCCACACGGAATTCGTCGATGCCTTCTACCGCATTGCGCAAGATCGAGCCAACAAGATCGTGATCCTGACGGGAGCAGGCGGGGAGTTCATTACTGATGTCGATTGGTCGTCTTTTGGCGACGTCACCGATCCCGGCGTTTGGAGCCAAGTTCATGATGAAGGCGCTCAGGTTTTGGAAAATATAGCCAACATACGCGTGCCGGTCATTGCGGCGATCGAGGGACGCGCGCATGTGCATTCAGACTACGCGCTACTTGCCAGTGTAATTGTGGCGGCCGATGGTGCGACCTTCCAGGATGTGGCCCACTTCGCCGCGGGCATTGCGCCCGGCGACGGAATCTTTACCACCTGGAGTTATCGCGCTGGCGCAGGACGAGCGGAGGCGTTCCTGCTGAACCCACAGCCGCTGGCGGCGCGCACCGCACACGAATGGGGGGTGGTTGCCGAAGTTGTACCAAAAGGAACAGCGCTCAGCAGGGCACGGGAATTGGCCGAGTTGTACTTGAAGGCTCCGGAAGTGACGCGCCGCAACACGCGCGTTCACTTCATTCAACCGCTAAAGGAGCGGATTGTGCGAGAAGTCGGATACGGACTGTCGCTCGAAGGAGCTTCAGCGGCCGATCTCATGAAATCGATGCAAGCCAAGAGTGAAGCTGTCGCTCGGAAAG
It includes:
- a CDS encoding sigma 54-interacting transcriptional regulator, encoding QSKFLSGSPFETEARFLRKDAKYRWFLLRYNPVRDEQGCVIRWYLAATDIEDHKQAEQRLQEENVALREEIDRASMFEEIVGISPALHAVLSRVSKVAPTDSTVLITGETGTGKELVARAIHRRSHRASRAFVSVNCAAIPHDLIASELFGHEKGAFTGATQRRLGRFELAERGTIFLDEVGDLPADTQTALLRVLQEHEFERVGGAETIRANVRVIAATNRDLEAAIAAGSFRSDLFYRLNVFPIEVPPLRERQEDIPVLVEYFIDRYAQKAGKSIRGVTKKSLELLQSYPWPGNIRELQNVIERSVIVCDTENFTVDESWLSRQAVASEPKGHLKLSRKLATQEREMIEAALRESGGQVAGPSGAAAKLGLPGSTLESKIRSLNINKKLFRAVNPLADRL
- a CDS encoding enoyl-CoA hydratase/isomerase family protein; the encoded protein is MQTLGADYFSAYHNLKVTRDADGVLVAEFHSNGGPFIMSAPAHTEFVDAFYRIAQDRANKIVILTGAGGEFITDVDWSSFGDVTDPGVWSQVHDEGAQVLENIANIRVPVIAAIEGRAHVHSDYALLASVIVAADGATFQDVAHFAAGIAPGDGIFTTWSYRAGAGRAEAFLLNPQPLAARTAHEWGVVAEVVPKGTALSRARELAELYLKAPEVTRRNTRVHFIQPLKERIVREVGYGLSLEGASAADLMKSMQAKSEAVARKGQSA